The Paenibacillus yonginensis genome segment CCAGTAAAAGTCCAAAGCCGTAAGCGCTTCGCTGCAAGATTTGTTAAGCCCTTCTATATGCCGGACCGGAAGCCCGGCCGATGCATATAATTTCAGTCCGAGACGGTGCTCGAGTTCGCCGAGCCTTGTCCCTAGCTCCTGGCCGCCGGGCGCGCAAGGGATCACCGCCATCCACTGCGGTGCGCCGCCCAGAAGGACATTGCCGAAGGTCTGCTCCAATTCGGAACGAATATCCGCATCGTTGATGGAGGAACCCCCGGAAACGGTAATCTGCATAACCCGAAGAGGCATTTGAAGCGCCAAAGCCTCATCCAAAGCCGGGTAACAACGGAGCAGGGATGCCTGTTCTTCGGCCGTTAAGCCCTGTTTGGTCAACAGGACTTTCTCCAGCAGCTGCTTGCCCCCGCCCTGGCTCTGTTTGTCCAGGATGACCCGTCTCATTCGTTTGGCTACGCCGAGAATTTCATCAGGCCGGCTTGTCTTCAGCAAATAGTCGCTGACTCCGTCACGCATAGCCTGCTGGGCGTATTGAAATTCATCGTAATCGGACAGGATGACCACCTGCATGTCCGGGTATGCGGCTTTTGTTTCTTTGGCCAGCTCGAGCCCGCTTTTCCCGTTCATCCGGATGTCCGTGAACAGAATATCCGGTTTCTCTTCGGGCATTCGCTGCAGCGCTTCTTCGGCCGATCCGGCCGGAACAAGCAGTTCAAATCCGGCTTGTTCCCAGTCGATCACCGTGCTGATTCCCTGGCGTATGATAAGTTCATCGTCTACAATGAGTACCTTCACTGTTGGTCCTCCTTCGTATCGGGGATGATGAAAGAAACCTTGGTTCCCCCGGATAAATCTTTGTCCAAGGCCAGTCCAAAGGGACTGCCGTAATGCAGTCTTAAGCGCTGATTGACGTTCCGCAAACCGTAGCTTCCCTGCTGAAGCACGATTTCGTGTTCTGGCCGGATATCGGATAACAACGCATTTAATTCAGAACGTTTGTCGTCGTTAATGCCTGCGCCATTATCGTAAACCGTGAACCTAATGTTTTGTTCCAGCTTCTCCACCTCTACCATGATCTTGCCTTTCTCCTCCTTCTTCAGCACGCCATGCAGAATGGCATTCTCAATGAGCGGCTGGAGCAGGAGCTTTAACATCAACCGGTCCATCAGCACCGGGTCCACCCGGATTTCGAAATCGAATTGCTCGGGGTAACGGATGGATTGAATGTTGACATAATATTGGGCATGTTCGATTTCCTGGCGTACGGTGCAAAATTCGCCGCCTCCATTCAGGCTGAACCGGAGGAATTCGCTTAATGAATTGACCATCTCGGCGATTTTGTATTCTTTGTTCATCAAGGCCAGCCAATTGACCGACGAAAGGGTATTGTAGAGGAAGTGGGGGTTGATCTGGGCCTGCAGCGCAAGCAAATCCGCTTCCTTCTTCAGCGCTTCATTTCGTTTGACCTGGTCCGTCAGCTTTTGAATGCGGTCACTGAACCGGTTATAGCTGATCATAAGCTGCCCCACCTCATCTATGGTGGGAACAGGCAAAAGAGGAAGCGGTTTCTCCAGATTGGCGGAGTTCAAATATTTAACGAGGGCCGACAGCGGATTGGTGACCCGCGCGATCAGCAGCACCAGAAATCCCGCGGACAAAATGACCGCGATAAACACGCCAATGCCGGTTAAATTGAGCACGTAACGGTTTTGGGCACTGTATTCTTTAAAGGGAATTACGCCGACCAGCGTCCAATCCATGGACGGGATTTTATAGTAAAGCACCGTGTTTTGCTGCCCGCCGCTGTTAAAGGAGCCTTCGTCTGCGGTTGTCGCCGGATAGTCAGCCAAAACGCCGGTGATCGGTTTGTATAAATTTTCAGATTCAGAGCTGGATATAATGTTCCTGTTCTTGTCGAGCAATAGAATCGTGCCATTGCCCTCCAGATTGGAATTTCTAAGCAGTTTGGCGATCACATCCTCGTCCAGACTGATGGTCATTTCCCCAATGGTCTGGTACGAGCTGATTTTGCGGATGGGTCTGACGAGGGAAATCACCCGTTTGGCGCCGGTAACAGTTAAGTCTTCATACAGCGAAGTCCAGAACTTGACTTGCTGCGAATCCTTTCCTTCTTCCGAAACCGGAAATCCACTCTTTAAAATGGTAGTCTGCGCTATGGACGGATTCGAATTAAAGGGGCGAAGTTCAATATTGGCGATGTACTCTTTGGTGTAGGCAAGATTCATTAAGAACCCGTAGATGGAGGACTGGACCAGCGTGCCTTTCTGCGGCCTGCCCATATATTCTTGAATGGATTCATCCCCGATCAGGAAAATGGACATGTTTTCCACGTCTTTTGTCATAAGCTCAAGCTGCGTCCTCAGCTGGCGGAGCGTGTTCATTCCGGCCTGCTTGGCTTTCTCTTCCGATATGTCCGTAGCGATAAGGTAAGTGAAGAATCCGAAACAGAGCAGCGGCAAAGTAGTTGCGATAATAACCATCAATGAAAGCTTGTGTTTTAAGGAGCGGGCGAAAAAACGTTTCATTCCAATCCCCCATTTGTTTAAAATAACGGCAAGTTTTTCAGATGTAACCTTTCATCACATTCGCTATATTTCGACAATTTATTTTGTTCATCATATCATTTTTTTGCTGGTTTACGAGATAAAAGCATGATTTTCTCTATGAATATTTAACATTGAATTAACATGTAAAGGTTCAATAGTTTACTACAGAATATGCTTTTGCACAGCACCACTTTAATATACAAAAATAATAACATAAAAAAATAGAATCAATTCCGCTAAAGCGGGTTATTGACTCTATTTTTAAATGATAGATTACTTTGCGCTAATGGGTGATCAAGGCTGTGCCGTCGGTCTCAAAATGATCTCGTTAACGCCCACCTCTTCCGGCTCATTGATAGCAAAAGCGATCGCTCTTGCTGTCGCCTCAGGGGACATGGCGAGTTGTCTGAACTGTCCCGTCATGGCCTGCACCTCCGGACTGGTGACGGTGTCCAGCAGCTCCGAGTCCGTAATTCCCGGCGAAATGATGGTGGAGCGGATCCGGGAGAAAGTCGATTCCTCCTGCCGCAGCCCTTCCGTAATGGCTCTTACCGCAAATTTGGTGGCACTGTATACCGATGAGGTCGGACTAACCTCATGTCCCGCTACCGAAGCTACATTGATGATGTGACCTGCCTGCCTTTCCTTCATCGCTGGAAGAACGGCGGCAATCCCGTACAGCACCCCTTTTATATTGACATCGATCATCCGCTCCCAATCTGATACCCGCAGCTCGCTAAGTCTCGAGACCGGCATAATTCCGGCATTGTTGACCAGCACATC includes the following:
- a CDS encoding helix-turn-helix domain-containing protein, which gives rise to MKVLIVDDELIIRQGISTVIDWEQAGFELLVPAGSAEEALQRMPEEKPDILFTDIRMNGKSGLELAKETKAAYPDMQVVILSDYDEFQYAQQAMRDGVSDYLLKTSRPDEILGVAKRMRRVILDKQSQGGGKQLLEKVLLTKQGLTAEEQASLLRCYPALDEALALQMPLRVMQITVSGGSSINDADIRSELEQTFGNVLLGGAPQWMAVIPCAPGGQELGTRLGELEHRLGLKLYASAGLPVRHIEGLNKSCSEALTALDFYWILGDRRYIAYEHIGDRKGIRAFCTQQEENELIACLKSGDQNEVRRWAGSLLAGIRKDPELTPASLETFLQSLIIAGYRWLERVAESLGRSGDLTGLGKEQESDMQARPFSEDVWFDRLILLMDIYGTLSSPQTSYVHKAVRYILEHLDGSLSLNEIARQVHIHPNYLSERFKRETGQNFSEFVTRARMEKAMSILMETPAKISDVAHQVGYSDLKHFKKLFKKHTGHTPSGFRDNS
- a CDS encoding sensor histidine kinase translates to MKRFFARSLKHKLSLMVIIATTLPLLCFGFFTYLIATDISEEKAKQAGMNTLRQLRTQLELMTKDVENMSIFLIGDESIQEYMGRPQKGTLVQSSIYGFLMNLAYTKEYIANIELRPFNSNPSIAQTTILKSGFPVSEEGKDSQQVKFWTSLYEDLTVTGAKRVISLVRPIRKISSYQTIGEMTISLDEDVIAKLLRNSNLEGNGTILLLDKNRNIISSSESENLYKPITGVLADYPATTADEGSFNSGGQQNTVLYYKIPSMDWTLVGVIPFKEYSAQNRYVLNLTGIGVFIAVILSAGFLVLLIARVTNPLSALVKYLNSANLEKPLPLLPVPTIDEVGQLMISYNRFSDRIQKLTDQVKRNEALKKEADLLALQAQINPHFLYNTLSSVNWLALMNKEYKIAEMVNSLSEFLRFSLNGGGEFCTVRQEIEHAQYYVNIQSIRYPEQFDFEIRVDPVLMDRLMLKLLLQPLIENAILHGVLKKEEKGKIMVEVEKLEQNIRFTVYDNGAGINDDKRSELNALLSDIRPEHEIVLQQGSYGLRNVNQRLRLHYGSPFGLALDKDLSGGTKVSFIIPDTKEDQQ
- a CDS encoding SDR family oxidoreductase, which gives rise to MNQMRNQIEGKVIVITGASSGIGEATAKELAQQGGKVVLAARREERLQTLTSAIQQAGGEAVFRRTDVTSRKEMEKLAEFALEQHGRIDVLVNNAGIMPVSRLSELRVSDWERMIDVNIKGVLYGIAAVLPAMKERQAGHIINVASVAGHEVSPTSSVYSATKFAVRAITEGLRQEESTFSRIRSTIISPGITDSELLDTVTSPEVQAMTGQFRQLAMSPEATARAIAFAINEPEEVGVNEIILRPTAQP